A segment of the Bacteriovorax sp. PP10 genome:
CGTTTTCTTCAACTTGCTCTTGGTTTTTAGCACGAGTTGAATTAGAACGACGCGGTTTATACTCAGTTTCTTCACCCGTCATAAGTCGGTCACGATAACCCTTAACAACTGAGAGAAGCAAGCCAATTCCAAAAAAATTGCAGAGGAGAGATGATCCACCATAGCTAACAAATGGCAGGTTTAATCCTTTAGTAGGAAGAAGCCCAAGAACTACGCCCATATTTAAAAGTGCTTGAAGACCAAGAACGAAAACGATGGCCGATACCATAATAGTAGAGAGGCGGTCTCTCATTTGAATCGCAAGTTTAAACCCAAAATAAATAAACGCGACGAATAAGCAAATCAGAACCATAACACCAATGAAACCTAGCTCTTCTCCGATAACCGAAAAGATAAAGTCGTTGTGTGCTTCCGGAAGATAAAATAATTTTTCGTTACTGTTACCAAGACCCTGCCCGAAAGCTGATCCCTTAGCGAAGGCCATATAAGACTGAATAATCTGGAAACCTGAACCTTGTGGATTTTTCCATGGATCTAGGTAAGTAAGCATACGTTTTACACGGTAGGCCTGTGAGAATAAAACGAAGACCCCACCAACTGCACCGGTAATCAGTGAGTAGTAGAAATACTTTCTAGGAAATGAACTCATGAAACAAACAAAAGAAATTACAACGAAACAAATAAAGAATGTCCCAAAGTCTGGTTGTTTAATTAAAAGAGCTAGAGGCAAAAAAAGAGTTCCGCCGTGCTTCATGCGCTCTTTATTATCCATCTTATTCCAGTTCTCAAAGAACGTTAGGGCAGAAAGAATAACTGTGAACTTTACGATCTCACCAGGCTGTAAACTCATCCCGCCAAAAGATAACCAGCGACTTGCTCCTTTTGCAGAAGCTCCGATTCCTTTAACAATTGTAAGGGCCACAATCCCAGCGGCCACGATGTTAATCAGATAACCGTATTTAAGCCAGAACGTGTATTTAGTTTTTGAAACAGCAAAGGCAGTTCCGATCGCCA
Coding sequences within it:
- the ftsW gene encoding putative lipid II flippase FtsW — protein: MNEEIADIDRLVKVFLSTLAIIITIGLIMVWSSSYILANESFGTPYHYIIRQLIYLFLAIGTAFAVSKTKYTFWLKYGYLINIVAAGIVALTIVKGIGASAKGASRWLSFGGMSLQPGEIVKFTVILSALTFFENWNKMDNKERMKHGGTLFLPLALLIKQPDFGTFFICFVVISFVCFMSSFPRKYFYYSLITGAVGGVFVLFSQAYRVKRMLTYLDPWKNPQGSGFQIIQSYMAFAKGSAFGQGLGNSNEKLFYLPEAHNDFIFSVIGEELGFIGVMVLICLFVAFIYFGFKLAIQMRDRLSTIMVSAIVFVLGLQALLNMGVVLGLLPTKGLNLPFVSYGGSSLLCNFFGIGLLLSVVKGYRDRLMTGEETEYKPRRSNSTRAKNQEQVEENETDHAYV